A genomic segment from Pseudoduganella chitinolytica encodes:
- a CDS encoding sensor histidine kinase has protein sequence MEPILQAWEDFARTIEPPALTMDDEALRDHARQMLHAFARDLKTPQTPLQQSEKSMGRGARGHRDTAAETHAEARLLSGYTVVQLVPEYRALRTSVLTSWSAVRAGGATDLPDVTRFNEAVDQALAESVARYEQMVKQSQNMFLAILGHDLRNPLGTVVTGSSFIMQAVDIPPKYILAANRIFNSSQRMNRLIADLIDFTRTHLGPGIPVKVRQANLARVCRTVVDELRTCHPEQMVAMTAPEHLDAIFDEGRIAQVLSNLVGNAIQYGTPGAPVTVSMVADDSNATIAVNNHGPVVPADRIPALFDPMVRMANDTPDTLVERTSLGLGLFIARQIVQAHGGHIDVVSNAQEGTTFTVTLPRQPGTFLAPRPGSGARPGEGAAMAPAGISPAD, from the coding sequence ATGGAGCCGATCCTGCAGGCATGGGAGGATTTCGCCCGCACCATCGAGCCTCCCGCGCTGACGATGGACGACGAAGCGCTGCGCGACCATGCGCGGCAGATGCTGCATGCGTTCGCCAGGGACCTCAAGACACCGCAGACGCCGTTGCAGCAGTCGGAGAAATCCATGGGCCGGGGCGCGCGCGGTCATCGCGACACCGCCGCCGAGACGCATGCGGAAGCGCGCCTGCTGTCGGGCTATACGGTCGTGCAACTGGTGCCCGAATACCGCGCGCTGCGGACCAGCGTGCTGACGTCCTGGTCGGCGGTCCGGGCCGGCGGCGCCACCGACCTGCCGGACGTGACCCGTTTCAACGAGGCCGTCGACCAGGCCCTGGCCGAATCGGTGGCGCGCTACGAGCAGATGGTGAAACAGTCGCAGAACATGTTCCTGGCGATCCTGGGCCATGACCTGCGCAATCCGCTGGGCACGGTCGTCACCGGTTCGAGCTTCATCATGCAGGCCGTCGACATCCCGCCGAAGTACATCCTGGCGGCCAACCGCATCTTCAACAGCAGCCAGCGCATGAACCGGCTGATCGCCGACCTGATCGATTTCACGCGCACCCACCTGGGCCCGGGCATTCCCGTCAAGGTGCGCCAGGCCAACCTGGCGCGCGTCTGCCGCACCGTGGTCGACGAGCTGCGCACCTGTCACCCGGAACAGATGGTTGCCATGACGGCGCCGGAGCACCTGGACGCGATCTTCGACGAAGGGCGGATCGCGCAGGTATTGTCCAACCTGGTCGGCAACGCGATCCAGTACGGCACGCCGGGCGCCCCGGTAACGGTCAGCATGGTCGCCGACGACAGCAACGCCACGATCGCCGTGAACAATCACGGCCCCGTCGTGCCGGCGGACCGGATTCCCGCGCTGTTCGACCCGATGGTCAGGATGGCCAACGATACCCCCGACACACTGGTCGAACGTACTAGCCTGGGATTGGGATTGTTCATTGCGCGCCAGATCGTACAGGCGCATGGCGGGCACATCGACGTGGTGTCGAATGCCCAGGAAGGCACCACGTTTACCGTCACGCTGCCGCGCCAGCCGGGCACGTTCCTGGCGCCCCGGCCGGGGTCGGGGGCAAGGCCAGGGGAGGGCGCCGCGATGGCGCCAGCCGGGATCAGCCCAGCGGATTGA
- a CDS encoding cold-shock protein: protein MTVQTGTVKWFNDSKGFGFITPDGGGADLFAHFQDVQTEGFKSLSENQRVSFERSTGPKGEKASNIRPV, encoded by the coding sequence ATGACAGTTCAAACCGGCACCGTAAAATGGTTCAACGATTCCAAAGGCTTCGGCTTCATCACCCCTGACGGCGGTGGCGCCGACCTGTTCGCCCACTTCCAGGACGTACAGACGGAAGGCTTCAAGAGCCTGTCGGAAAACCAGCGCGTCTCGTTCGAGCGCAGCACGGGCCCGAAGGGCGAAAAAGCCAGCAATATCCGCCCGGTCTAA
- the glf gene encoding UDP-galactopyranose mutase: MNKQIAIIGAGFSGAVIAHQLAKAGYQVEVFESRSHVAGNCHSQRDEETNVMVHVYGPHIFHTDNERVWQFINGFGEFKPFTNRVKAITNNRVFTLPINLLTINQFFGKTFRPAEAQQFLASLGDKTIENPVTFEDQALRFVGRELYEAFFKTYTVKQWGMQPSELPASILKRLPVRFNYDDNYFSHKYQGMPANGYTEIVEKMLAGDGITVHLNTAFDPAMKGDYAHVFYSGPIDKWFGHQEGHLPYRTLDFEVLREQGDYQGNAVINYCDNSQRYTRITEHKHFSPWEQHEGTVCYFEYSRQCEQDDTPYYPIRMARDKLQLEKYLNIAQNETNVTFVGRLGTYRYLDMDVTIDEALKAADKFLECASSKTPMPAFVVNPLG, translated from the coding sequence ATGAACAAGCAAATAGCAATTATCGGAGCCGGGTTCTCGGGCGCGGTTATCGCGCACCAGCTCGCCAAAGCAGGCTACCAGGTCGAAGTGTTCGAATCGCGTTCCCACGTCGCCGGCAATTGTCATTCCCAGCGCGACGAGGAAACGAACGTGATGGTGCACGTTTACGGCCCGCATATTTTCCACACCGATAACGAACGCGTGTGGCAATTCATCAATGGCTTCGGCGAATTCAAGCCATTCACCAACCGCGTCAAGGCCATCACGAACAACCGCGTGTTCACCTTGCCGATCAATCTCCTGACGATCAACCAGTTCTTCGGCAAGACCTTCCGTCCCGCCGAGGCGCAGCAGTTCCTCGCGTCGCTGGGCGACAAGACGATTGAAAATCCCGTCACGTTCGAAGACCAGGCGCTGCGTTTCGTCGGCCGCGAGCTGTACGAGGCGTTCTTCAAGACCTACACCGTCAAGCAATGGGGCATGCAGCCCAGCGAGCTGCCGGCCAGCATCCTGAAGCGGCTGCCGGTGCGTTTCAATTACGATGACAATTACTTCAGCCACAAATACCAGGGCATGCCGGCCAACGGCTATACGGAGATCGTCGAGAAAATGCTGGCGGGCGACGGCATTACCGTGCACCTGAATACGGCATTCGATCCGGCCATGAAAGGCGATTACGCCCACGTGTTCTACAGCGGCCCGATCGACAAGTGGTTCGGCCACCAGGAAGGCCACCTGCCATACCGCACGCTCGACTTCGAAGTGCTGCGCGAACAGGGCGACTACCAGGGCAATGCCGTGATCAACTACTGCGACAATTCGCAGCGCTACACCCGCATCACGGAGCACAAGCACTTCTCGCCGTGGGAACAGCATGAAGGCACGGTCTGCTATTTCGAGTACAGCCGCCAGTGCGAACAGGACGATACGCCGTATTACCCGATCCGCATGGCGCGCGACAAGCTGCAGCTGGAAAAGTACCTGAACATCGCCCAGAACGAAACCAACGTGACGTTCGTGGGCCGGCTCGGCACCTACCGCTACCTGGACATGGACGTGACCATCGACGAGGCGCTGAAGGCCGCCGACAAGTTCCTCGAGTGCGCCAGCAGCAAGACGCCGATGCCGGCGTTCGTCGTCAATCCGCTGGGCTGA